ATTTTATTAAGTCTATATTTATATGGACACTCTTTATACTTCAATAAATCTCCGGTATACGAATAGCTTTCTTTTATTTCAATACTATTTATATTTTCTATATCTAAATCATTAAAACTTAAATCGCCAGAAAGGATATCAGGAATACTTTCATAAACTCTTTTAAAAGGCAAAGACGGAACTTGTCTTTTACCTTTATTGCTTTCAATTGCAGTTAAGACTAATAAATTCTTAGCTCTTGAAAACGCTGTATAATATAATCTCCAAAAATCGAAATCTTTTATTCTGTAATCTGGTTCAAAATCGTTATATGGAATATACATTCTTTCTAACTCTTCCTCTTCATTTCTGTCTCCCTCTGGAATACTTTCTAATGAACCAACTATAACAACAGGAAATTCTAATCCTTTAGACTGATGAATTGTTAAAAATGATACTGCTCCTTCTGGAGCATATTCCTTAATATCCTCATATTCATCTACACCATTTTGTTTTAAAAATTTTAAATGCATAGTAAAAAAATAGTCTCCAACTTTTATTATATTTTCTTTTTTTATTTTTAAAACACCAGAAATATTATCTGCTTTTTGAACTATTTTCGAAAATATTCCTAAATTATAAAGTTCTCTATTTTTTAAAACACCATTTAATTCTTTTTCAAAACTTTCTTTAAATATACTTAATCCAATAATTTTATAGTAAAGTTCTAGCAACGCTCCTTCATTTTTTTCTTGAAGATATTCATCTTTTAAATAATTAATTTCTTGTTTAAAAAGTTCATCAGATTTTATTTTTTTCTCCACAATATTTAAACATTTTTTGTAATAATCTAAAATTTCCAATTTATATTCATTATTATAAATCTTGCTTTCAGGCCTAGCTAAAATATAAAGAAAAACTCCTATTAAAAGTATAATCTCATCTCTATTAAAAAAAAGATTAGACCTCGGTGAATAGACTCCTATCCCTCTATACTCTAAATAATGCGCTAAAGATACAATTCTTTTATTTTTTACAGATCTAAACAAAAATGCAACTTGATTAAAATCATCAATTTTTTTTGAATTTTTTAAAAAAATTAAAAATTTAGCAATTCTGTCTTGCCATTTGCTTTCAGAGTCCTCAACCGATAATTTTACAACTCTGGTTTTCTCACTATTCTTTTCTTCAGGCACTACTAACTCTTTAGAGTGTCTAAACTTATCCCAATAAAGACTATTTATCCATTCTTTACAAAATTTAACAATATCTTTTTCTGATCTGTAATTAACTTCTAATTTAATTACTTTACACTCTTTTCCTATTCGTTCTTCAAATTGAAGTATATTTCTTATTGTCGCACCTCTAAATCTATATATCCCCTGGTCATCATCTCCTACAACACATATATTTTTATTTTCTCCGCCCATTAAAAAAATCAATTTTTCTTGAATTGTGTTTGTATCCTGATATTCGTCAATCATTATATATCTAATTTTTTCAGTGAATCTCTTTAAAATAACTTCATTATTTTTCAAAATTTGAAAAGCCTCTTTTTGAATCATTGAAAAATCAATTACATTCTCTTTGAAAAGAATCTCTTTATAGATTCTATATGCTTTTGATAAGAAACTTTCATCATATAGTTCTAATCCCTCTTCACTAAATTTGTTAAACCACTTTATTAAGATTTCCCCAATTTTCCAATTACTCAAATATTCTTTCTTTTCAAAAAATTCATTAAATCCCTTAATTTCTTTAAAATATCTCAATTTCGAAAAGATAAAAAACTTTTGATCTATATTATCAAGCACTTTGTATCCTTTTTTTAAATTAGATATCTCTATATTTTCATCTATAATTTTTAAACAGATTGAATGCAGCGTTCCTATATACATTCCTTCTATATGAAATTTTTCATCTTTCAATCTATCCATAACTCTTGTTGATAGTTCTCTTGCTGCTCTCTCTGTAAATGTTGAAATTAAAAGTTCCTCTGGTTTTATATTTTTCTCTTTGATCATATAAACCATTCTCTCTACTAAAGTTTTTGTCTTTCCAGAACCGGGTCCTGCTATTATTAACAATGGTCCGTTGATAGTTTCCACTGCTTCTTTTTGACTTCTATTTAAACTCATCGGAACACCATCCTTTTTTCTTTAAGTATACAAAAAAATCAAAAAAAAATAAAGCTTAGGTTTCCCTAAGCTTTAAAATCTAGTTATAACTATGCTGTTATTGCTGATACTGGGCAAACTCCTGCGCAAGCTCCACAGTCTACACAAGCCTCACCAATTTCATATTTTCCATTTGTGTCAGCTGATATTGCTGATACTGGACAAGTTCCTTCGCAAGCTCCACAACCAATACAAGTGTCTTTATCTATTATATGCATAACCAAATACCTCCTGA
This DNA window, taken from Cetobacterium sp. ZOR0034, encodes the following:
- a CDS encoding ATP-dependent DNA helicase, which gives rise to MSLNRSQKEAVETINGPLLIIAGPGSGKTKTLVERMVYMIKEKNIKPEELLISTFTERAARELSTRVMDRLKDEKFHIEGMYIGTLHSICLKIIDENIEISNLKKGYKVLDNIDQKFFIFSKLRYFKEIKGFNEFFEKKEYLSNWKIGEILIKWFNKFSEEGLELYDESFLSKAYRIYKEILFKENVIDFSMIQKEAFQILKNNEVILKRFTEKIRYIMIDEYQDTNTIQEKLIFLMGGENKNICVVGDDDQGIYRFRGATIRNILQFEERIGKECKVIKLEVNYRSEKDIVKFCKEWINSLYWDKFRHSKELVVPEEKNSEKTRVVKLSVEDSESKWQDRIAKFLIFLKNSKKIDDFNQVAFLFRSVKNKRIVSLAHYLEYRGIGVYSPRSNLFFNRDEIILLIGVFLYILARPESKIYNNEYKLEILDYYKKCLNIVEKKIKSDELFKQEINYLKDEYLQEKNEGALLELYYKIIGLSIFKESFEKELNGVLKNRELYNLGIFSKIVQKADNISGVLKIKKENIIKVGDYFFTMHLKFLKQNGVDEYEDIKEYAPEGAVSFLTIHQSKGLEFPVVIVGSLESIPEGDRNEEEELERMYIPYNDFEPDYRIKDFDFWRLYYTAFSRAKNLLVLTAIESNKGKRQVPSLPFKRVYESIPDILSGDLSFNDLDIENINSIEIKESYSYTGDLLKYKECPYKYRLNKILEFQNMRTVDNFYGSLVHETLENINKYILQNINLDDSQLSKEYFEIYETMRKRDNISLNKEILEKGFSQILNYYKSEFTKRKFKDVEKNIFALRKNYTIEGTLDLIIEENEELKVIDFKTGSDELNEEMMNKYIEQIRLYCYLLSVNTDKKIIGGEIYFVKNNKIIEVEYNLGDEENILKEFDTISERISKCDFSEKSSSKEKCLKCEFKKHCFGINMI
- a CDS encoding 4Fe-4S binding protein, which encodes MHIIDKDTCIGCGACEGTCPVSAISADTNGKYEIGEACVDCGACAGVCPVSAITA